In one Rutidosis leptorrhynchoides isolate AG116_Rl617_1_P2 chromosome 8, CSIRO_AGI_Rlap_v1, whole genome shotgun sequence genomic region, the following are encoded:
- the LOC139861452 gene encoding uncharacterized protein isoform X1 encodes MPTWFMSSKEKPTLGGQRIKTRKRNIAAPLDPAAFADAVVQIYLDNAGDLELIAKCIESSDLNFSRYGDTFFEVVFTGGRTQPGTTKPDEGERHTYSILDCEAKRELILPSVIYIQKILRRRPFLIKNLENVMRRFLQSLEFFEENERIKLAIFTALAFSQKLSGLPPETVFQPLLKDNLVGKGLVLTFITDFFKEYLIDNSLDDLISILKRGKMEDNLLEFFPSGKRSAEAFSEHFTKAGMAPLVEYNDKKIFEVKVKEMKSALTTQISEEVDISEVIETVKQHVKDAKLPEIEVVRILWDVLMDSVQWSGKNQQQNANLALRQVKTWAKLLNTFCTSGKLELELLYKVQVQCYEDTKLMKLFPEIVRSLYDQDVLAEDTIHHWFRKGVNPKGRQSFVKALEPFVKWLEEAEEEE; translated from the exons CTCGAAGGAGAAGCCCACTCTAGG TGGTCAGCGGATCAAGACCCGCAAACGGAATATCGCAGCCCCTCTGGACCCTGCAGCATTTGCGGATGCAGTGGTCCAGATTTATTTGGATAATGCTGGTGATCTG GAACTAATTGCCAAGTGCATTGAATCTTCAGACCTTAACTTCAGCAGATATGGTGACACCTTTTTTGAG GTTGTTTTTACTGGAGGGCGTACTCAACCTGGAACAACAAAGCCCGATGAAGGGGAGCGTCATACTTACTCAATATTAGATTGTGAGGCTAAGCGTGAACTCATTTTACCATCTGTAATCTATATACAGAAAATTCTGAGGCGAAGGCCTTTTCTGATCAAGAATCTTGAAAATGTTATGCGAAGATTTCTTCAGTCCCTTGAGTTCTTTGAGGAAAATGAACGAATTAAGCTTGCTATTTTCACAGCACTCGCCTTTTCCCAGAAGCTGTCTGGTCTGCCACCAGAGACAGTCTTCCAGCCGCTTCTTAAGGATAACCTAGTTGGAAAAGGGCTCGTCCTTACTTTTATAACTGACTTTTTCAAGGAGTATCTGATTGATAACAGCCTTGATGATCTCATCTCCATCTTGAAACGAGGCAAAATGGAGGACAACTTGCTTGAGTTCTTTCCATCTGGAAAACGATCTGCTGAAGCTTTCTCTGAACATTTcac AAAAGCAGGGATGGCGCCTTTGGTTGAATACAATGACAAGAAGATATTTGAGGTGAAGGTGAAGGAAATGAAATCTGCTTTAACAACTCAAATATCAGAAGAAGTTGACATTTCAGAAGTGATTGAAACCGTCAAACAACATGTGAAGGATGCAAAATTACCTGAAATTGAGGTTGTCAGGATCCTATGGGATGTTCTGATGGATTCTGTTCAATGGTCTGGGAAAAACCAACAACAGAATGCTAATTTGGCTCTCCGTCAG GTGAAAACGTGGGCCAAGTTGTTGAACACATTCTGTACGAGTGGAAAGCTTGAGCTAGAACTGCTGTACAAGGTTCAAGTCCAATGTTATGAAGATACGAAACTGATGAAGTTATTCCCTGAAATTGTAAGATCACTTTATGACCAAGATGTTCTTGCTGAAGACACTATCCATCATTGGTTCCGTAAAGGAGTCAACCCTAAGGGAAG GCAAAGCTTTGTGAAGGCGTTGGAGCCGTTTGTGAAGTGGCTGGAGGAAGCTGAAGAGGAGGAATAG
- the LOC139861452 gene encoding uncharacterized protein isoform X2, whose amino-acid sequence MSSKEKPTLGGQRIKTRKRNIAAPLDPAAFADAVVQIYLDNAGDLELIAKCIESSDLNFSRYGDTFFEVVFTGGRTQPGTTKPDEGERHTYSILDCEAKRELILPSVIYIQKILRRRPFLIKNLENVMRRFLQSLEFFEENERIKLAIFTALAFSQKLSGLPPETVFQPLLKDNLVGKGLVLTFITDFFKEYLIDNSLDDLISILKRGKMEDNLLEFFPSGKRSAEAFSEHFTKAGMAPLVEYNDKKIFEVKVKEMKSALTTQISEEVDISEVIETVKQHVKDAKLPEIEVVRILWDVLMDSVQWSGKNQQQNANLALRQVKTWAKLLNTFCTSGKLELELLYKVQVQCYEDTKLMKLFPEIVRSLYDQDVLAEDTIHHWFRKGVNPKGRQSFVKALEPFVKWLEEAEEEE is encoded by the exons ATGAG CTCGAAGGAGAAGCCCACTCTAGG TGGTCAGCGGATCAAGACCCGCAAACGGAATATCGCAGCCCCTCTGGACCCTGCAGCATTTGCGGATGCAGTGGTCCAGATTTATTTGGATAATGCTGGTGATCTG GAACTAATTGCCAAGTGCATTGAATCTTCAGACCTTAACTTCAGCAGATATGGTGACACCTTTTTTGAG GTTGTTTTTACTGGAGGGCGTACTCAACCTGGAACAACAAAGCCCGATGAAGGGGAGCGTCATACTTACTCAATATTAGATTGTGAGGCTAAGCGTGAACTCATTTTACCATCTGTAATCTATATACAGAAAATTCTGAGGCGAAGGCCTTTTCTGATCAAGAATCTTGAAAATGTTATGCGAAGATTTCTTCAGTCCCTTGAGTTCTTTGAGGAAAATGAACGAATTAAGCTTGCTATTTTCACAGCACTCGCCTTTTCCCAGAAGCTGTCTGGTCTGCCACCAGAGACAGTCTTCCAGCCGCTTCTTAAGGATAACCTAGTTGGAAAAGGGCTCGTCCTTACTTTTATAACTGACTTTTTCAAGGAGTATCTGATTGATAACAGCCTTGATGATCTCATCTCCATCTTGAAACGAGGCAAAATGGAGGACAACTTGCTTGAGTTCTTTCCATCTGGAAAACGATCTGCTGAAGCTTTCTCTGAACATTTcac AAAAGCAGGGATGGCGCCTTTGGTTGAATACAATGACAAGAAGATATTTGAGGTGAAGGTGAAGGAAATGAAATCTGCTTTAACAACTCAAATATCAGAAGAAGTTGACATTTCAGAAGTGATTGAAACCGTCAAACAACATGTGAAGGATGCAAAATTACCTGAAATTGAGGTTGTCAGGATCCTATGGGATGTTCTGATGGATTCTGTTCAATGGTCTGGGAAAAACCAACAACAGAATGCTAATTTGGCTCTCCGTCAG GTGAAAACGTGGGCCAAGTTGTTGAACACATTCTGTACGAGTGGAAAGCTTGAGCTAGAACTGCTGTACAAGGTTCAAGTCCAATGTTATGAAGATACGAAACTGATGAAGTTATTCCCTGAAATTGTAAGATCACTTTATGACCAAGATGTTCTTGCTGAAGACACTATCCATCATTGGTTCCGTAAAGGAGTCAACCCTAAGGGAAG GCAAAGCTTTGTGAAGGCGTTGGAGCCGTTTGTGAAGTGGCTGGAGGAAGCTGAAGAGGAGGAATAG